One genomic window of Manduca sexta isolate Smith_Timp_Sample1 chromosome 4, JHU_Msex_v1.0, whole genome shotgun sequence includes the following:
- the LOC115445300 gene encoding transmembrane protein 234 homolog → MIHSIGLLLLTGVFWGCTNPFIRQGTKGLRDVRAKSRLGQAWAEVSFLLGNWRYVLPWLINQAGSLVYLAAVQRAPLSIAVPTANSAAFALTAITGAAVGTEQPLDAGSILGITLIVAGTALCCWDKTE, encoded by the exons ATGATTCACTCGATTG GGTTGTTACTACTGACGGGAGTGTTCTGGGGGTGCACCAACCCATTCATCCGACAAGGGACCAAGGGTCTCCGAGATGTGAGGGCCAAATCGAGACTGGGCCAGGCTTGGGCTGAGGTGTCATTCCTACTAGGTAACTGGAGG TACGTGTTGCCATGGCTGATCAACCAGGCCGGCTCACTGGTGTACCTAGCGGCTGTACAACGCGCTCCGCTCTCGATCGCGGTACCGACTGCCAACAGCGCTGCGTTTGCGCTGACTGCGATCACCGGCGCAGCTGTTGGCACTGAACAGCCTTTAGATGCTG GTTCAATTTTGGGAATAACGTTGATTGTGGCTGGAACCGCTTTGTGTTGCTGGGATAAGACTGAGTGA
- the LOC115445317 gene encoding three prime repair exonuclease 2-like produces MARIATFVFFDLETSGLPSEEHNRSRITELSMVAVRRDHILDQAELVKSKNSEPLCPRVINKLTLCLNPRKMITDGSTRVTGMNNELLEHQAPFDLQVFSELDLFLNRLEKPVCLVAHNGMNFDFPIFKNHLDKLNVHLHDDLLCADSLNGMYDIEEGNEERKIIKVQSECKADNIDVSRPLTAMKAENETTPFKRKLKLPHQPAVKRRLYFDGNTKPSKSYKVSDIHARKVGGPPRNAHRAEDDCMMLVEIAVMMGSELVQWFDDNHLLFSNVKPMTPGVRLGE; encoded by the coding sequence ATGGCGCGTATTgctacatttgttttttttgacCTCGAAACAAGTGGTCTTCCTTCAGAGGAACATAATCGATCGCGTATAACGGAGCTCAGCATGGTCGCGGTGCGGCGGGACCATATTTTGGATCAGGCAGAACTGGTGAAATCAAAAAATTCAGAACCCCTGTGTCCGAGAGTTATTAATAAGTTGACTCTGTGCTTAAACCCTAGGAAAATGATTACTGATGGCTCCACCAGGGTAACAGGAATGAACAATGAGCTCCTTGAACACCAAGCACCCTTCGACTTGCAGGTGTTCAGTGAACTAGATCTCTTTCTCAATAGATTGGAAAAACCAGTCTGCCTAGTAGCGCACAATGGTATGAACTTTGACTttccaatatttaaaaaccatttGGACAAATTAAATGTCCACCTGCATGATGATTTGTTATGCGCAGACAGCCTTAATGGTATGTATGATATTGAAGAGGGCAatgaagaaagaaaaataataaaggtcCAATCCGAATGTAAGGCAGATAATATAGATGTATCAAGACCCTTGACGGCAATGAAAGCTGAAAATGAAACAACACCATTCAAACGCAAGTTGAAACTACCCCATCAGCCAGCAGTCAAAAGAAGGTTGTACTTTGATGGGAATACGAAGCCATCAAAGTCATATAAAGTAAGTGACATACATGCCCGTAAGGTGGGAGGCCCTCCACGGAATGCACACAGAGCTGAAGATGACTGTATGATGCTGGTAGAAATAGCTGTGATGATGGGAAGCGAGCTTGTCCAGTGGTTTGATGACAATCATCTCCTGTTTAGCAATGTAAAACCCATGACACCGGGTGTGCGTCTAGGTGAATAG